The DNA region CCTCGGCCAAGGAGCCCTCTACCAGCAGCTGCGGATGTTCGTCCCACGGATGCGGCAGCGTGGCCTTGATGGACAGGCTGACTCGGTTGCGATCCCTCTTGTTCGGCGCGTCGCTTCCGACCTTGAGCACCTCCACGTCCACCTCGTCACCCACCTGAGCGGCATCGGCAGGTCGCACGCTGCGGTCGAAGCTCAGCTCGCTCTGGTGGACGAGACCCTCGACGCCCCCGACGTCCACGAATAGACCGAAATCTCGGACCTGAGTCACCCGGCCTTTCAGGCGCTGCCCTGACCGAAGGGATCGCAGCAGCTGCTTGGCCCGCTTGCGCTGCTCGCGCTCCAGGATGGAACGCCGGCTTACGACGATGTCATCCGAAGCCCCTTTGGCCACCGGCAACACGAAGTCGAGCCTGCGACCCAGGAACTCGTTAGGATCGCCGACGTGCTCCAGCGACATTCCGCTCGCGGGACAAAACGCGCGCACGCCCAGCACCAGCACGTCGTAGCCGCCTCGATTGAAACCAAAAACGACGCCGTCTACTCGCCGTCGTTGATCGCGCAGCAGCTCGAAAGCCGCCTTGACGTGGGCGGGGTCGACGACTCGATTGACGATGGCGATGTGGCCGTTCTCGGCGACCGCACCTACACGACCACGCACGATGTCCCCAGGTTCGAGCGGCGGCCCCTGCTCGCCAACCAGCATGAGGTCTGCGAGGATCTGTTCCGCATCGATTGCCGGAGGATCCGCTGCCGGCCCCGCCGCTGGAGCCGCGTCGGCTGCAGCCCCCTCGGATGTCGCGCCGGTCTCGGACGTCGCGCCGATCTCGGCCGGCGCACCGATCTCGGCCGTCAGTGCCTCTGGTGTCGGGCCAGCCTCAGCCGGTAGCATGCCTGCAGCAGGCTTGCCGGGGGCGTCGCCGCTAGCGGACGCCGCACCCTCGTGCTCGACCGACCCCGGTTCAGGTGGCGCGCCAATGCCCTGATCCGGCTGAGCCGCCGGAACCTGGCCGGCTTGCGCGATCGCAGCCTCATCAGCCCGCGTGGCCGAAGACTCCTCGGCGGAAGCCTCGGTGTCGAGCGCCGGACTTTGCTCGGCCTGCGCTCGGGACGGGTGCTCGGACTCCGACGCAGCCTGTTGAGCGGGTGACGACGCGACGTCGCTGCCGGCGGGCGGCTCGCTGCCGCCAGTGCCAACCCCCCCAGCGCTGGCGGCGGGCGCGCTCGACTGAAGCTGCGGATCGGGAGGCTCGCGCGGCTCTCGCTCGTCCATGATCGCGGTGGCCTTGCCGAAGAGGTCAACGACGACCGTGCCTGCCTGGGTGGTGACGACCCGGCCCGCGATGATTTCCCCTACGGCGAACGCGTGCCTGCGGCCGGTCGGCCCGAGAAAACGGGCGAGCGGCGCAGCAGCGGGCGCCGCCTTGCTCGCCTGCTTGGTCCCGGTCTCGGGCGGCCGGCTAACGGAGCCCTTGAGCGGCCCGGTCTCGGACGGCTGGCTAACGGTACCCTTTTTACGACGCCGGCGCCGCTTTCTCTTCTTCCCCTTGTTTTCGTCCTCTTCCCCGTCGGCCCCAGCCGCCCCGCGGAAGCCGCTCTCGCCACCCCCCCCCTGCACCGACGTCGCCTCGCCTGCGTCCGGGGAGACCGACCCTGGCGCCGCAGCTCCGCCCTCTTCGGGGTCGGGAACGCTGCCGTTGCCCGCCGAAGCCGACTCGGACGCGGCCTCTCTTACCGATACGTCCCCGGTGCCGGCGCAGGGAGGCTCACCGTGCCCAGCGGACGTGTCCGCCGCCCCATCCGAAACCGGCGCTGCGATTGGCGCATCTTCTTTCATGCCGGCTCGCTCCGTCTCCCGTCTGCCCCCGGCCCCGGCCCGCGCTCCACGCCAGCGGGCTCGGAAAACCGCGGACCCTGGCGTGACTCAGCCATGCATCGCACAGCCAACCGAGGCTTTAGTACTAGGTCGCCCTGCGCCGGTGAGTCAAGCCGCGGCCATGGCTCGGACGTCCCCTTTTGACCTCGACCGGCTCCCCGCACTATCGTCGGCTATCTTGGAGCGAGCGACTTGAGCGCAGGACCCGACGAGGACGATGCACGAGAAAGGCGCGGCCAACCACGTGCGCCCATCGAGCTTCAGGTGGAGTACAAGCGCCTCAACTCCTTCTTCGCCGACTACACCAGGAACATCAGCCGAGGCGGGACCTTCATCCAGACCGATAAACCGCTGGAGGTCGGCACCGAGTTCGTGTTCCGGCTGGTTGTCCCGCGCTTGCCCGAGCCGCTCGTGCTCCGGGGCAAGGTCCAGTGGGCAGTGCTGGCCGCAGACGCCCACGCCGAGTCCAGGCCTGGCATGGGCATCGGCTTCATCTACAAGTCGGAGTCCGAGCGCGAAAGGATCCAAGGGGTGGTGGAGAAACTGATGATCGAGAGCCTGGGCCGGACCCTATTTGACCGACTCGTGAATCAGCATCACCGTACTCGTTGAGCCACGTCATGCCCATGC from Pseudomonadota bacterium includes:
- a CDS encoding TIGR02266 family protein, whose protein sequence is MSAGPDEDDARERRGQPRAPIELQVEYKRLNSFFADYTRNISRGGTFIQTDKPLEVGTEFVFRLVVPRLPEPLVLRGKVQWAVLAADAHAESRPGMGIGFIYKSESERERIQGVVEKLMIESLGRTLFDRLVNQHHRTR
- a CDS encoding S1 RNA-binding domain-containing protein → MKEDAPIAAPVSDGAADTSAGHGEPPCAGTGDVSVREAASESASAGNGSVPDPEEGGAAAPGSVSPDAGEATSVQGGGGESGFRGAAGADGEEDENKGKKRKRRRRRKKGTVSQPSETGPLKGSVSRPPETGTKQASKAAPAAAPLARFLGPTGRRHAFAVGEIIAGRVVTTQAGTVVVDLFGKATAIMDEREPREPPDPQLQSSAPAASAGGVGTGGSEPPAGSDVASSPAQQAASESEHPSRAQAEQSPALDTEASAEESSATRADEAAIAQAGQVPAAQPDQGIGAPPEPGSVEHEGAASASGDAPGKPAAGMLPAEAGPTPEALTAEIGAPAEIGATSETGATSEGAAADAAPAAGPAADPPAIDAEQILADLMLVGEQGPPLEPGDIVRGRVGAVAENGHIAIVNRVVDPAHVKAAFELLRDQRRRVDGVVFGFNRGGYDVLVLGVRAFCPASGMSLEHVGDPNEFLGRRLDFVLPVAKGASDDIVVSRRSILEREQRKRAKQLLRSLRSGQRLKGRVTQVRDFGLFVDVGGVEGLVHQSELSFDRSVRPADAAQVGDEVDVEVLKVGSDAPNKRDRNRVSLSIKATLPHPWDEHPQLLVEGSLAEGTVKRLTDFGAFVELAPSVEGLLHLSELGRDLKHASQSLELAQKLDVIIERVDRQSHRISLSKPTPGELKDYRGGAIAGESRPPSLRPGTSVGVKVERVDSRGLHVRVLGMIGKRARALIPHKELGPDAGDLKKTSPPGTELEVKIVGSDRDRGLRLSRKAQLADEERRAVKEYRREVSKQGLGTFGDLLRAKLGGR